TATTGCCAATGTAGATACAAATGTTCCTTCTTAACATTTTATACTCCCCATGATTTGCCTTGGTTTCCACCAAGCTAGGATCAAGGCTTTTTAAAAAACAAACGAAACTATACAAGATTTTTTGCAAACTTAAAAGGAGTGGTTGATCACAAAGTTATTTGCGATCAACTACTCCTTTTTTTAAAACAATCGATGTTTTTATTGAGTTATGGCTGGTTCTATTACTTTTTTATTGTAATTAAACTGAGAAGGATTTACTGGAGTGAAGTCTGCTGGTGTATAAAATCTTAATAAATCACCATTCACTACTTTATCCGATAACTGTAATTTATAATCTACTTCTTCTTTATACTCTTCCGCTTTTTCCAACTGGCTATCATCTAAAGGCAGACCAGTTGTAGCATCATAATATTTTCCACCAATTGAAAAGATCGTCGGACTTACAAAGTCGTCATTTCTAAATGCAACTACTTCATTATGCTCTTCTGATAATAGGTCCGTACCAAATTGCACATAATTTTTTGTGTCAATTCCAAGTAAATGTAACACCGTTGGAAGTAGATCTATTTGACCACCGTACGAATGGTTAACGCCACCTTCTATTCCTGGTGCATGAATAATTAATGGTACACGTTGTAAATTAGCACTTTCATATGGTGTAATTTCTTTCCCCATAATTATTTCCATAGCTCGATTATGATTTTCAGAAATACCATAATGGTCACCATAGAAAACTAACATCGTATTATCATATAAACCAGACTCTTTTAATTTAGTGATGAATTCTTCAATCGCTTCATCTGCATATCGTGCAGTTTGGAAGTAATCGTCCACGCTTGCGTCACCAGTGTTCGCTTTACCGATTGTCGTTAAATCTTGATCGATTTTATATGGATAATGATGCGCAACCGTAATAAATTTCGTATAGAACGGTTGTTGTAATGATTCTAAAAGAGGTAATGACTGTTCAAAAAATGGTTTATCCATTAAACCATATTCAGCCATATCTTTTTCAGAACTTGTATCATAATAGCTTGCATCAAAGAAATGGTCATAGCCAAATGATTTATAAATTTCATTTCGATTCCAGAAGGTACCACTATTACCGTGGAATACGGCTGATGTATAGCCGTGATCACTTAAAATTGCTGGAGCTGCTTGGTACGTATTTTGACCTTTTGTAATAAAAGCAGATCCTTGTGGTAAACCAAATAATGAATTTTCTAGCATAAATTCAGCATCGGACGTTTTACCTTGAGCAGTTTGATGGAAGAAATTATCAAAGTAAAGTGTATTCGGATCTTTTGTTAATGAATTTAAAAATGGTGTAACTTCTTCACCGTTTAATTTATAGTCAATTAAGAAGTTTTGGAATGATTCCAAATGAATATAAATAACGTTCATCCCTTTTGCCGCGCCAAAATACTTTTCATTAGGCTCTGCATAGTTAGATTTCGTATAGTTTATAACCTCTGTCATATCATCACTATTCGCTAAAGCTCTTTGTGAAGATGCTTTTAACGTTTCAGTAGCGTCGTAAATCGTGTAGTTATACATTCCTAAGTACTTTACAATATAAGTTCTGTCAAAACCGCGAGTTAATAATTGTGGGCGGTCAGCGTTAGCCAATCCAAGATTCACAGCAGAAATACCGACAACAAAAGCAATTACCGCAATTGCTTTTTTATAGCCAATACGATTATAGTCTTTTTTAATTCTTTTAGTTAAACAAAGATAAATTAAGAAAATCACATCCACAAAGAATAAAACATCGTAAGGCATTAATAAAGATTGAACACTACCACCTAAATCTCCAAAGTTTTGAGTTTGATAGATTGTTGGTAATGTAATAAAGTCACTAAAGAATCGATAATAAACTGCATTTGCATATAAAAGAATCGACATTAGAGTATATATCACAACTAGCAATACATACTTTCCTCGACCTTTAAAAATAAATGAAAATCCAAGGAATAATAGAGCAGATCCTAATGGATTTATAAATAAAAGGAATTGTTGTAACGATCCTTCTACACCCAAGTTAAATTGTGTCGCCTGTGTAATATATGTTTTAATCCATAGCATAAAAACAGCTAATATATATAATCCAAAGAACTTGTTTAAAAAGCCCTCTTTCTTATTAATTAAACCTTCCATTTTTTAACACCTACCTCGTATTTCTTTTCGTTAGTATAGAACGATTAAAACTTAAAAAAGTTTACAAAGTTTTAATCAAATTTATATTAAATTTACAAAATATTATTTTACAATAGTATAGCTTATTCTTTTACAGGTATTTTGTCAAGGTGTATTTCGATATAAAATCATTACGAAGAAAGGCTAATATTACTGATTATAAAAGATTTTCCTTTCTATATAATTCTTATAATTCAAAATCATAAAAACATTAAGAAAATTACAAAACACTTTATTCTAATAGTTTTACTTATTCAAGAGAAGGCATTTAGAGAAGCTATTTCCCTTCTCAATTACTATCTTTACAATTAAAAAACCCGAATAGGGCACTTTTAAATCGTGACCTCCATTCGAGTTCCATTCATTCTCTCTATAAAATTTTTAGTCTTTGCTATATTGCTTCTCTATTTTTTCTTATTACCAAAAATCACAGTACTATATACTGTTTTCGGTGCTGAAGGATCGAGATACTGTGTTGCACTATTAACAGCAATTACTCCTTCAGAAAAACCACCACTAATCAGCCTATTTTTATTTGGATACGTGACAATATCACCCGCTGCATAAATTCCTTCTAGATTTGTTGCCATCGAAGAGTCAACAACTATTTTACTTTTTTCAAAACGGATATTTGTTTCTTGTAGTGGCCCTAGCTCTAATTTTGCTCCATGGTGAGCTATCATTTCATCAAGAGGTAGCCTCTCTTCCATTCCAGTTACTTCTTCTTTGAGAACAACCTCATAGATTATACCGTTATCTTCATTAACATCGGTAATTGAATAAGGTATTTTCAGCTCCACCATAGATTGATGTAGCCTTTCTATATCAATAGGATGAGCATGGAAATCTTCACTCGTATGAACAAGTGTAACATGTTCAGCGAATTCTGCTATCATGATTGCCCAATTGATAGCCCCACTGCCACCACCGGATACTACAACATTTTTCCCTATGAAATTCTCCATTTTTCCAAGATGATAATGAAGATTTTTACCTTCAATTTTCAATGTTTCCATTAAAGGCATTTTTCTCATCTTGAAAATCCCGTCTCCAGCCGTTACGATGACAGTTTTAGTTATATGTTTTTCATCATTATCTGTTAGTAAACAGTAATTGCCTTGTGAGTTTTTTACAATTTCTTGCACTTGTTGTCCAAGAACAATCGTTGGTTTTAAGCTTTCCGTTTGTTCTTTTAATTGATGAATTAAATTGCTACCTGTAATTTTGTAAAAGCCAGGTACATCATAAATTGTTTTTTCAGGAT
Above is a genomic segment from Lysinibacillus sp. PLM2 containing:
- the yumC gene encoding ferredoxin--NADP reductase 2, giving the protein MEHGNELYDVTIIGGGPTGLYTAFYSSMRGLKTKVIEYLPQLGGKVSFFYPEKTIYDVPGFYKITGSNLIHQLKEQTESLKPTIVLGQQVQEIVKNSQGNYCLLTDNDEKHITKTVIVTAGDGIFKMRKMPLMETLKIEGKNLHYHLGKMENFIGKNVVVSGGGSGAINWAIMIAEFAEHVTLVHTSEDFHAHPIDIERLHQSMVELKIPYSITDVNEDNGIIYEVVLKEEVTGMEERLPLDEMIAHHGAKLELGPLQETNIRFEKSKIVVDSSMATNLEGIYAAGDIVTYPNKNRLISGGFSEGVIAVNSATQYLDPSAPKTVYSTVIFGNKKK
- a CDS encoding phosphoglycerol transferase — encoded protein: MEGLINKKEGFLNKFFGLYILAVFMLWIKTYITQATQFNLGVEGSLQQFLLFINPLGSALLFLGFSFIFKGRGKYVLLVVIYTLMSILLYANAVYYRFFSDFITLPTIYQTQNFGDLGGSVQSLLMPYDVLFFVDVIFLIYLCLTKRIKKDYNRIGYKKAIAVIAFVVGISAVNLGLANADRPQLLTRGFDRTYIVKYLGMYNYTIYDATETLKASSQRALANSDDMTEVINYTKSNYAEPNEKYFGAAKGMNVIYIHLESFQNFLIDYKLNGEEVTPFLNSLTKDPNTLYFDNFFHQTAQGKTSDAEFMLENSLFGLPQGSAFITKGQNTYQAAPAILSDHGYTSAVFHGNSGTFWNRNEIYKSFGYDHFFDASYYDTSSEKDMAEYGLMDKPFFEQSLPLLESLQQPFYTKFITVAHHYPYKIDQDLTTIGKANTGDASVDDYFQTARYADEAIEEFITKLKESGLYDNTMLVFYGDHYGISENHNRAMEIIMGKEITPYESANLQRVPLIIHAPGIEGGVNHSYGGQIDLLPTVLHLLGIDTKNYVQFGTDLLSEEHNEVVAFRNDDFVSPTIFSIGGKYYDATTGLPLDDSQLEKAEEYKEEVDYKLQLSDKVVNGDLLRFYTPADFTPVNPSQFNYNKKVIEPAITQ